The genome window AAGACCAAGCCCTTGTCGAACTTGTCGGCGTCGGTGGCGAGCACCTGCCAGGCCAGCTCGGGCGTGGTGACCACGTGGACCGGCAGCGGGCCCAGGTGGAGTTTGACGACTTCTCCGTGCGCAGGCAGGGAAGTGAAGAGTTTCAGCGGGTCGCGCAGCAGGGGCACGGTGTGCCCGAGCACGGGCCAGCGGCCGGGCACGTTCGTCATGGCCTCGTCTCCTCGTGACCGCGTCACCTTAGCGGGAGACGCGGGCCGGGAGCACGGCCGAGGGGCTAGACTCCGGCGCTCGGAGAGTCCGCGAGGGTGGGAGGTCCCGTGACCGGGGAACTGAGCTGGGTACCGCCGGAGATCGACACCTCGGTGCCGAACCCGGCCCGGGTGTACGACTTCTGGCTCGACGGCGACCACAACTTCGCCGCGGACCGCGCCCTCGGCGAGCAGATCCTCCGGATCATGCCGGGCGTCCGCGACGCGGCCCGCCTCAACCGGGCGTTCCTCCGCCGCGCGGCGCGCTACCTGGTCGGCCAGGGCGTACGCCAGTTCCTCGACATCGGCTCCGGCATCCCGACGGTGGGCAACCTGCACGAGATCGTCCAGCAGGCCGACCCGTCGTGCCGCGTGGTGTACGTCGACCGGGAGGCCGTCGCGGTCGCCCACAGCGAGTTGCTGCTGCAGGACAACGACAACTGCCTGGTCCTCCAGGCGGATCTGCGCGACGTCAACGACATCTTCGACGGCGCGGGCAAGCTGCTGGACCTCGACGAGCCGGTCGGCCTGTTCATGTTGCTGCTGCTGCACTTCGTCCCCGACTCGTGGGACCCGGTGAGCATCCTGGCCCGCTACCGCGACCGGCTCGCCCCGGGCAGCTTCCTGGCCGTCACGCACGTCGCGGCGGACTCGGAGTCCCAGCGCCTCGACGAAGCGGTCGAGGTGTACAAGAGCAACCAGGACCAGCAGAACCAGCCGGTCCCCCGCACCCACGACGAGGTCCTCGCCTTCTTCGACGGCTTCGAGGTGGTGGACCCGGGCGTGGTCGGCTGCGCGATGTGGAAGCCGGAGGGTGCCGGCGACATGTCCGACGACCCGGCGATCAACGCCCTGCCGTACGCCGGGGTGGGCCGGAAACCCTGATCACCGCAGGGAGAACGTCGCCAGGTTCACCGGGCCGTCGAACGTGAGGTAGACGTCGTGGCGGCCGGTCACCCCGGCCAGTGCCGCCGTCACCGTCGTGTAGGCGTACCGGTCCCCCGTGGACGGCACCGGTGCCGTGCCGAGGATCCGGCCGGTCGGCGAATCGAGGCGGACCGTGACGCGGGAAGACTCCACTGTGGACACCGATGCCGAGAACCGCGCCGGGGCGTTCAAGGCGGCGTCGCGGTACACCACCCAGCTCCCCGCCACGGCCGCCACCGAAGTGCCGGCCGTCTTGGCCGTGTCCGTCAGCGTGGTCCCCGAGTAGTCGTCGAAGTTCTCCGCTGGGGTCGGCCGGCTCAGGTCACGGGGCCGCGGCTGCTCCCCCGGCACGAACACCCGCTGCGCCGGGGAAAGGTCGACGGCGTTGCGGCCCACCGAGAACTCGCGCACCCCGGCCGCCACCACGGACCGTCCGCGAGAGGCGTCCCAGGCCGCCAGGTCCGCCACCGGGACCTCGAACCGGACCGTGCGGGTCTGGTGCGGGGAAAGCGTCACGCGCTCGAAGTCCCGTAGCCGCTGCGCGCCGGAATCCTTCGAGTACAGCTGGACGACGTCCGTCCCCGCGCGCGCACCGGTGTTCGTCACGTCCACGCTCACGTGGACCGAGGAGCCGGCGAGTGAAGCACGCGCCGGGCCGTACCGGAAACTCGTGTAGCTCAGCCCGTACCCGAACGGGTACAACGGCTTCCCGCGGTAGTACTGGTACGTCATCCCGGTCTTCGCGATGTCGTAGTCGAGGATGCTCGGCAGCCCGGCATCCGAGGCGTACCACGTCTGCGTCAGCCGCCCGCTCGGGTCGACGTCGCCGAAGAGCACGTCGGCCACCGCGTGGCCGGTTTCCTGGCCGGCGTGGCTCGTCCACACGATGCCCGGCACGGACAGCGTGTCCCAGCCGGTCGTCGGGTAGCTGTTCTCCACCACGACCACGGTGTGCGGGTTGACCTTCGCGACCGCCTCGATCAGCGCGCGCTGGGCCGGGGCGAGTTCGGTGCTCGTCCGGTCGTTCGCTTCGCGGCCGTTGATGAACGGCATGCTGCCCACCACGACGACGGCCGTGTCCGCGCCGCGGGCCGCCTCGACCGCCGACGAGATGCCGCTGCGCAGCACGTCGCGGCCGAACTTCGTGGCGTGCGCGGCGTCCGGGGCGGCGATCGTCAGGATCCCGTCGGCGCCGACGACGGCGAACCGGTTCGGGCCGAACCACGGCTCGGTCACCTCGTTGCCCGCGTATTCCAGCACGTAGCTGCCGTCGGGCTGCGGGTCGAGCTTCAGCTGCTGCGGCACGAACCAGCCCGACGGCTGGGCGGCGTCGTTCACCAGCGCGCCACCCGAGTAGCTCAGGAACTTGCCGTTCGCGGCGGCACGCAGGGTGTTCTTGCCCGC of Amycolatopsis solani contains these proteins:
- a CDS encoding SAM-dependent methyltransferase, coding for MTGELSWVPPEIDTSVPNPARVYDFWLDGDHNFAADRALGEQILRIMPGVRDAARLNRAFLRRAARYLVGQGVRQFLDIGSGIPTVGNLHEIVQQADPSCRVVYVDREAVAVAHSELLLQDNDNCLVLQADLRDVNDIFDGAGKLLDLDEPVGLFMLLLLHFVPDSWDPVSILARYRDRLAPGSFLAVTHVAADSESQRLDEAVEVYKSNQDQQNQPVPRTHDEVLAFFDGFEVVDPGVVGCAMWKPEGAGDMSDDPAINALPYAGVGRKP